AGACGCACGCCCATCCCGACCGACGCCACGATGCCGTCCATGAAATCGCTGGGCGTCGAGTAGACGTTCCCCATGTCGAAGAAGGCGGCGCCCCGGATCTTGGAGACGAGCGGAAAGGTGTACTCCAGGCTCCCGGCGATCATCGCCTCGCCCCCGATCGGCTCGTCGTTGGAGTCGCGCGGGCCCACGTCGCGGTACTCGAAACCGCGGATGCTGTCGCCGCCGCCGAGGAAGAACCGCTCCGACATCGGGATATCCGAGGAGTCGCCGTACGCCCGCCCGAGGCCCGCCGTCCCGGCGACCCTGACCACGTGGTCGGGGAAGCTTTCGATCGGGACGAAATACTGGCTTGCCATCGCCTCGATCTTGACGAACTCCGCGTCGCCGCCGAGGCCCGCGAACTCCGCCGTCACGCTCGAGACGTCGCCGCGGTGCGGGAAGACGATCGAGTCGCGGGTGTCGCGGGAGAGCCCGAAGCTGACGGAGCTGATGAGGCTGTCGCCGTCCTCGGCCCGCATCTCGGCCGAGGCGTCGTCGTCGACGTCCATGCGGACGTTCTCCATCTTGTAGACGACGTCCCCGCGGTAGAACTCCCCGAACGCCTTGCCGAGGCGGAGATCGCCTCCGAGGCGGTCCTCGTTGAAGTAGTCGCTCAGGTACTGGCTGTTGCGGGAGTACAGGTCGAAGCCCGCGGCGAGTTTCCGCCCCATGAAGTACGGCTCGGTGAAACTGAAGAGGAAGTCCTGCCGCTCGAATCCGAGCTCCGCCCGCACCCTGAGCTTCTGCCCGCCGCCGGTGAAGTACGGGAGATTCAACGCGTCGAAGTTGCTCTGGGCGATCTCCGCGAATCCGATGAACCCGTCGATCGAGCTGAAGCCGGCCCCGAAGCTGAGCTGCCCGGTCTTCCCCTCCTCCAGATCCACCGACAGGTTTTGCGTCCGCCCCTCCTCACCCGGCGACGACGCGACCTTCACCGAGTCGAAGTAGCCGGTGTTCTCCAGCCGCTCCCGGCTCCGCTGGATCTTGAGGGCGTTGAAGACGTCTCCGGGCATCACGCCGATCTCGCGCCGGATGACGTGGTCCTTGGTCCGGGTGTTGCCGCGGATGTCGATCCTCCCTACGTAGTACGGGTCGTACTCCTTTACCGCGTAGGCGATGTCGATCCGGCCGGTCTCGGGATTCAGCCGCTTCTCGCTGGCGATCTCGGCGTCCGTGTGCCCCTTGGCGAAGTAGAGCGCCCGGACCGCGTTGATGTCCGCCTGCAGGGCATTGGGGGAGAAGACGCTGTCGGGCCCCATGGTGAGCGCGCGCCGGAGCTCGTCCGTGTCGTAGATTTTGTTGCCCGAGATCGTGACCTCGCCCACCTGGTAGGTGCCCCCCTCCTCGACCGCGATCTCGATGTCGATGAAGCGGCCGTCGGGGGAGAGCTTCTTCTCCACCGCGCCGTACTTCATGTCCACGTAGCCGAGCGAGGCGTAGTAGGCCCTGATCCGCTCGAGGTCGTCGGAGAACGCGTCCTCGTCCAGCAGGCCGGTCGAGTACAGGTAGCTCAGCGGCCACTTGAAGAGCGGCCAGGGGGCGCGGCGCTTCGTCTGCATCAGCGTCACGAGGCGTTTCGCCGGGACATGGTCGTTCCCGGAGAAGACGATGCGGCTGATCGCCTGCCGCTCCCCCTCGCGCACCGTGAAGACCGCGATCGCCTCGGGCCGTTCCGTGTGGGTCACGATTTCGTACCGCACCTCCGCCGCCGGGAACCCCTCCGCCGCGTACAGTTTCGAGAGGGCGTCCTGATCCTCCACGAGGAGCCTCTCGTTCAGCGCCTCGCCGGGTTTGGACTTCATCTCGCGCCGGAGCCGCTCGGTCGACAGCGCCGCGTTGCCCTTGAACCCTATCTCCCTCAGTTCGGGCTTCTCCTTCACGACGTAGGCGACCTTGACCCCCCCCTCGGCGCGCTCGACGTCGACGCTGATGTTGGCGAAGTAGCCCAGCTCGTAGAGGCGGGTGACGTCCGCCCTGACCGTCTCCTCGCTGAAGAGCCCCTCCTCCCGCGTCTCGAGCTTGTTGAAGATCAGCGTGTCGCTCACCGTGCGGTTCCCCATCACGGCGACGGCCGTCACCTTCTCCCCCTCGCACTGCAGGGCGGCGGCGCGCCCGGCGCCGAGGAGGGAAACGGCCAGAGACGCGGCGGCGGCGAGGCGCCCCAGCGGTCCGAGCCCGCGCGGCCCCCGACGGTTTCGCCCGCGCCCGGTTTGAGTCGTCCAGCGGCGATCAGCCGTCAACGGGGGTGCCCTCCTCGTCTCCGCGCGGGGTGTAGTTCTCGAAATGCGTGCACTCCTCGAGGAAGGTAAGCTTGACGTTTCCGACCGGCCCGTTCCGCTGCTTGGCGATGATCACCTCCGCCCTCCCCTTGGCCTCCTCGTTGTCCGGCTCGTAGTACTCCTCCCGGAAAAGGAGCAGCACGACGTCCGCGTCCTGCTCGATGGCGCCCGACTCACGCAGATCCGAGAGGCGCGGGCGGTGATCCGGCCTCGCCTCGGCCTCCCGGTTGAGCTGGGAGAGGACGATCACCGGGACCGCGAGCTCGCGGGCGAGCGCCTTGAGCGAGCGCGAGATCTCCGAGATCTCCTGCTGCCGGTTCTCCACCTTTTTCGAGTAGGAGCGCATCAGCTGCAGATAGTCCACGATCACCAGGCCGATCTTCTCGCGCGCGGCGAGGCGCCGCGCCTTCGCGCGCATCTCAAGCACGGAGAGGGCGGGACTGTCGTCGATGTAGATCGGCGCCGCGGCGAGCTTCCCCGCCGCATTGACGAGTTTCGGGAAGTCATGCTTCTCCGAGATGAAGCCGGTGCGGACGTTGTGGGCGCTGACGCGGGCGTGGGAGCAGAGCATCCGCAGCACGAGCTGCTCCCGCGCCATCTCGAGGCTGAAGACCGCGGTCGGGATCTTCCCGACGATCGCGGCATGCTCGGCGATGTTCAGGGCGAGACTCGTCTTCCCCATCGAGGGGCGGGCCGCGATGATGATCAGGTCGGAGGGCTGGAACCCCGCCGTGTGCGTGTCGAGGTCCGTGTAGCCGGTGGGGACGCCGGTGACGTACTCCTTCTTCTGGTAGAGGCTCTCGACCGTCTCGATGCTGTGCTTGATCAGTTCGCCGACCTTGACGAACCCCTGGGTGTCGCGGCGCTGGGCGATGTCGAAGATCTCCCGCTCGGCCTCGTCGAGAAGCTCGTTGACCTCCTCGCCGCCGTCGTAGCAGCGGCTGACGATGCCGGAGGCGGCGGCGATGAGCCGCCTGAGGAGGGCCTTCTCCCGCACGATCTTTAGGTGGTGGGAGACGTTCGCCGCGGAGGGGACCGCGTCCAGGAGGGCGCTGATGTAGGAGGCGCCGCCGACCGCCTCGAGCTCCTTGCGCTTCTTCAGGTGCTCGGAGAGGGTGATGATATCCACCGGCTCGTTGGCGTCGAAGAGCTCCACGACCGCCGAGAAGATCATGGCGTGGGCGCCCTTGTAGAAACTGTCCGCGGTGATGGCCTCGATGGCGTGCCCGATCGCCTCCCGGTCCAGCAGCATCGCGCCGAGAACGCCCATCTCCGCGTCGAGATTCTGCGGGGGAAGCTTGTCGAGAACGGTTTCCGGCGCGGCCATGCCGACCTCCGCGATGCACCCGACCGTTCCGCGCGCGGGCGCGCGGGCGGTTACTTCTCGACGATCCAGACCTTCACCGTGGCGGCGACTTCCTTGTGGAGGCGGACGGCCACGTTGAACACGCCGAGTTCCTTCAGCGGCTCCTCGAGCTCCACCTGCCGTTTGCCGAGGGGGAAACCGGCCTTCTCCAGCGCCTCGGCGATATGCGCGGCGGTGACGGAGCCGAACAGCTTGCCGTCCTCACCCGCCTGCACCTGTATCGTGCAGGAGGCCTTGCTCAAGGTTTCGGCCTCCCGGCGGAGTTCTTCGAGCGCGCGGCGCGCCTCGGCCTCGCGCTTGGCCTTCTCGATCTCGAGCGCCTTGATATGGCGCGGCGTCGCCGGCGCCGCCAGTGCGCGCGGGAACAGGTAGTTGCGGGCGTACCCCGGCGAAACCTTCTTGATATCCCCCTGCGCGCCGAGGCCCGGCACGTCATGCATCAACACTATTTCGGTTTCCATGGTACGGCGGTTCTCCAGTAAGCCACGCTGCAGGCCTATTCGGCCACGAACGGAAGCAGGGCGATCTGGCGCGCCTGCTTGATCGCGCGCGCAAGGCGCCGCTGGTGCGGCGCGCAGGTGCCGGTGATACGGCTGGGCAGGATCTTGCCCTTCTCCGTGATCATCTTCCTGAGCATCCCCACGTCGCGGTAGTTGATATCGTCCACCTTGTCGACGCAGAATCTGCACTTCTTCTTCCTGACGAACACCTTTTTCATCCGATGCGGCCTCCGGTCCGCGTCTCGTTACGCCGTCGCGCGCCCGCACGCCGCCCCGCGCGCCCCGCGATCCTCAGAAGGGAACGTCCACGTCCCCCGCGCCCTCGCCCGCGGCGGGCACATCGTCGACGGGAGGACGGTCGACGTCGAGGACCTCGTCGGGCATCTCCTGCGCCCTGCCGCCCTTGCCGCCCGCGGCGCCGCCTCTCCCCTCGCCCCGTCCGAGGAACTGCACGATGGCCGCCCGCACCCGGTGCCTGCTTCTCTTCTCCCCCTCGGCGGTCTCCCAGGTGTCGAGCTGGAGGCGCCCCTCCACGAAGATCGGCGACCCCTTCTTGAGGTACTCCGAAGCGGTCTCCGCCTGCCGCCCCCAGGCGACCACGTCCACGTAGCAGGTCTCTTCCTTCCTCTCGCCGGTCTTGCTCGCGAAGCTGCTGGTGACCGCGAGGCGCAGGTCCGCGACGGCGGCGCCGCCCGGCGTGTAGCGGAGCGTCGGGTCCTTCGTGAGATTGCCGATGAGGAATACCCTGTTCAGACTGGCCATTGGAACCTCCCTCGCCTCCCGCTGTGCGCTCCGTGGTGGCCCGCGCGTCCGACTCCTCCCGCCGCGCCGCCGCGGTCGGGTCCGCCGACCGGGGGGGGCCGCACCCCTCCCCCCCGCCTCTCTTCTGCTCCCGGTATCGCCCTCTCAGGCGGTCTTCGCCGGCTCGGGGGCGGGGGCGGGCGGGGGGGCGGGTTTGACCGGCGGCGGCGTGTATACCGTGATCATGTGCCGCAGCAGGCCCGGATTCACCCGCAACCGTTTGTTCAACCCCTCCATCGCCGGCCCCTCGATCCGGAAACGGACGATGAGACAGCAGCCGTCGTTGTGCTTCTTGATCTGGTAGGCGAGACGCTGTTTGGGGGAGAGGGAGCACTCGACGATCGTTCCGCCCGCCTTCGTGATCTCCCCCGAGATCCCCTCGGCGACCTTGGCGGTCTGCTCCTCGGGGAGATCCGGCTTCAGTATGAACATCCCTTCGTACAATTTCAATCCACACCCCTCCTTTTTCGTTCCCGGCGCTACACGGGCATCATCGTAGCACACGCGCGGACGCCCGACAATCCGGAAAGGCCGCGCCCCTGTCCTCCCCGGGACGTGGAGGACACGGGACCGCAGATCCCCGCGCGCCTCATCCCGCCGGGCCGGCGTTGAATCGGTTCATCGCCCCGTGCACGCCGCTCCGGAGTATCTCCTCCACGGCGTCCGCAGCCCGCTGTCGGGCGCTGTCGGCCGCGGCGCGTTCGGGGCCCGAGAACCTGCCCAGCACGTGCCGCACCTGATCCCCGGGAGGCGCGCCGATCCCGACACGCACCCGCGCAAACCCCTCCGTCCCGAGACAGGCGATGATCGACTCGAGCCCCTTGTGCCCGCCCGCGCCGCCGCCGGGACGCACCCGGACCCGCCCGAGCTCGAGGGCGATGTCGTCGCTCACCACGATGAGGTCGTCCGCCTCGCAGTCGAACCAGCGGACCAGCGACGCGACCGCCGCGCCGCTCACGTTCATGTAGGTCCTCGGCCGCGCGAGCGTGACCGTCGCGCCGCCGACAACCGCCCTCCCCGCCCAGGCCTTGAGCCGCCACTTCCTCGCGAGTGTGCAGCCGGCCCGCGCGGCGAGCAGTTCGACCACCTCCGCGCCGATGTTGTGCCGGGTCCCTTCGTACTCCGCGCCGGGATTGCCCAGGCCGACGATCAGTTTCATGGCGTGCGCGCCGCCCGCGGCGGAGGGCCGGTGTGGAATGCGCCCGGGCGGCAGGCGGCAGCCGCCTTTGCAGCGGCCCGACGCCGGAGATCCTCGCCCTCCCACTCACGCCGGCGCGGCCGCGCGGAAGTCCCGGCAGGAAACGGGGGCACGGCCTACTCCTTGCCCTTCCCCTTGCCCTTGCCGCCCTCCCTCTCCTTGCCCTTGCCCCCCTCCTTCTCCTCGGCCTTTGCGCCCTCCTTGGCCTCTCCCTTGGCGCCCTCCTTCTCCTCGCCCTCGGCCTTCTTCTCCTCGCCCTCCGCCGGAGCGCCCTCGGCGGCCGCGCCCTCTGCCGGGGCGGCCTCCTCGACCTTCTCCGCCTTGGGCACGGAGACGGTGAAGAGCGTGAGATCCGCGTCGTCGAGGATCTCGACCCCCGCCGGGACCTTCAGGTCGGAGATCTTGACGCTGTCGCCGATGTTGAGCCCGCTCACGTCCACGGTGATCGCCTCGGGGAGGTCGGTGGGCAGACACTCGACCTCGACCTCGCGCAGGATCTGTTCGAGGATCCCGCCCAGCGTCACCCCCACCGGGTCTCCGGTGCGGACGATGGCGACCTGCGCGACCAGTTTCTCGGTCATCGAGATCGCCGCGAAATCGACATGGATCACCGCGTCCTTAATATTGTCGCGCTGGACCTCCTTCACGATCACGGTCTTCTTGAACGGCGCATCCAGCCCCTCCCCCGAGATCTGGAGGTCGATGATCGAGCTGTCGCCGCCCTTGCCGTGCAGGATCCTGTGCAACTCCTTGCCGTCCACGCCGATCAAGATGTTCTCCTTCACGTCACCGTAGAGCACCCCGGGGATGATCCCGCTCCTGCGCATCCGCCGGACGTTCCTCGTCCCGTGCTGGGTCCTCACCTGTGCGTTCAGTTGCATCCGCGCCATATCCGATGTCTCCTTCCCCCGCCCGTCACCGGGCGACCGTTGCCCCGTACAGATGTCGATCGCCGCGCCCCTTAGGGCCGGGCGATCAATCGTTTCCGCGTTTCCCTCGCCGTATCGGCTTCGCCGGCACGCCGGCCACCACGCCGCCGGCGGGAACATCCCTGCCCCGCAACACGACCGAGCCCGCGCCCGTGACGGCCCCGTCGCCGACCTTGACCGGCGCGACCAGCGTCGTCCCGCTCCCGATGAACGCTCCGTCCCCGATCTCGGTCCGGTGCTTTTCCCTGCCGTCGTAGTTGGCGGTGACCGTCCCGGCGCCGATATTGGCGCCCTTCCCCACCGCCGCGTCGCCGAGGTAGCTCAGGTGCAGGGCCTTCGCGCCGCTCCCGATCGTCGAGGCCTTCACCTCGACGAAGTTCCCGATCTCCGCGCCGTCCTCGAGGATCGTCCCCGCCCGGATGTGGCTGAACGGACCGATCCGGCAGCCGACGCCGACCCTGGCGGGCCCCGACAGCACCGAGAACGGGCGGATGATCGTGTCCCGGCCGATGGAGACGGAGGCCTCTATGTAGGTGCTCCCCGGGTCGACGATCGTGACCCCGTTGCGCATATGCGCCTTCTGGATGCGGCGCTGGAGCAGCCCCTCCATCCTGGCGAGGTCATCGCGGCTGTTGATGCCGAGCACCTCGCCCGGATCCTCCGTCCGCACCGCCTCGACGATTCCTCCGCCGGCCGCCAGCAGCTCGATGGCGTCCGTGAGGTAGAACTCCCGCTGCCGGTTCTCCGGCGACAGCCGGTCGAGCACCCCGAGCAGCGAAGGGATGTCGAAGAGGTAGCTCCCCGAGTTGATCTCCTCCACCGCCTTCTGGAATCTGTCGGCGTCCTTTTCCTCGACGATCTTGTGCGGCTTCCCGTTGGCCCGCCTGAGGACCCTGCCGTAGCCGGTCGGGTTTTTCAGCACCGCCGTCAGGAGCGTGCAGACGGCGCCGGAGGCCCGGTGCGTTTCCCGCAGCATCGTCAGCGTTTCGGCGGTGATCAGCGGCACGTCGCCGCTCAGCAGGAGAAGGTCCCCCCCGGCGCGTTCGAACAGCGGCCGCGCCTGCATCACCGCGTGTCCGGTGCCCCGCTGCTCCTCTTGCAGGACGAAGTCCACCCCCTCGCCGGCCGCCTTCTTCACCCGTTCCGCGTCGTGCCCGACGACGACGGCGATCCTCTCCGGCTCGAGCGCGCGGGCGGCCTCGACCACGTAGCTGATGATCGGCCTTCCGGCCAGCGCGTGGGACACCTTCCCGTACGCGCTCTTCATCCGCTTCCCCTCGCCCGCGGCGAGGATGACGCACGTAAGGCTCTTCATCTCCCCGATCCCGCACCCCCCGCCCGGCCGTTCCCCTGCGAGGAGAAGGCGGCGAATCCTGCCCTCTCACCCGTACTAGTCGCGAAAAACGGAAAAATATTACGGAATACTTTCGTCGCCGAACGATTTTCCCGCCCTGTGCGATCCAGTTCCCCACAGACGAGAAACGGCTATACTGGCTGCCCGGCGAGGACTCGAACCTCGAAACTCGGCTCCAAAGGCCGATGTGTTTCCATTACACCACCGGGCAACGGCATCACCGTCCGCGGCGGCCGTGCGCGCCTTCCACCGGGCGCGCCGGGCACCCTCGCCGGGCGCACAACTCCTCTCCGGCAAAGCCCGGGCCTTCGCGGCATGTAGACGCACAACAGGAGAGACGGTAGCGCAAGTGGAAGGCGGCCTTCCCCAACCGCCGCTGGGGCAATCCCGGCAGGATACCACTTCACACCGCTCCCCGATTCCGAACGCCGACAATCATATACCAGCCTTCTTCCCGCGTCAACCGTGCAATTCAGGCGTCATGCCCGGCAACGAAGGGGGTAACGCATTCGAATATCGAAAAGTGAAACAGCACGCCACCCACAGCGGGGAGACGGGAAGCGGATCGATCCCCTTCCCGATCGCGTTCTCGTCTTCGATCCGGATCCCGATAGCGATTTGGATACTCGGCAACTCCAGAGGCCACGGCGCATGCGGCGGAATACCGTTGTTTCAGTATCGCTGCCACGCGGCCGCGTTTGTCAAAGCTCCAGATGCCGTTTGTGTCCCGATCGAATGTTTTATGTATGATAGTACATTCTTTTGCACTTTTTTTGCCCTATTATCTACTATCCTTGCGTAAATTGTTCTTTTCATCGTCGCTGCTGCGCGCTCTTTTCGATTGGGGGGGTATTTGGGAGAATCCCCTTTGGATGGATGGCTGTTCCGTCTTTGGATTGCGCGCGGGGGGCGCTGAGCCCGATTTTCCGTCTCGATGTCGAGGGGCGGGTTCCGGCGGGCGAAATGATGCGGAAACTTCCGCACACAACGGGTGCCGGGGGGCGTGCTCCAGGCGCGTGACACGGACGCCGGAAACCGCATCCTGGTTCGACGCTGCGGCCGGGCGCAGGGTGCGTCCCGGGGCCCCTCACAAAAGCCGTTATAAAGGACGGCACAGCGCGTACATGGTGGGCCCAGTAGGATTCGAACCTACAACCAACGGATTATGAGTCCGCTGCTCCACCGTTGAGCTATGGGCCCAACTACTTCACGTGCCATTAGATAAGAATTGCCTCGGATTGCGCGAAATGCGCTGGGGTCCTGCTGGTGTCACGTAGAATATGTTTCTGTCCACTTGAGCATCTCCACCGCCCGGATCTTGCTCTCTGTCGGATGCACGTATCCCATCGCCGTCTCCATAGGCGCATCCCCTAGGATTACCTTCACCACCGGCATACTCACGTTGGCGAGTACCAGTCGCGTGACGAACGTGTGCCTCAAGTCGCGAAACCGGCAGTAGCCTATCCGTGATCTCCTCACATGGTTCAGGAAGCCTGTCTTCACATCATCGCAGGGACTGCCCTCTTGGCGAAACACAAATATGCCATCTTTGGGCCGGTGCTTCAATATCTCGTGCAGTTCGTATCTCGTGCACTTCGGGGGTAATGGGGATCAGACCTGCCCTCGCAGTCGAGAAGAACGTGTTAGCCGCATCGATCGTTTCGCGCGGGTGTGTGTCGCCGAGGGCGTCCCCACGAGGTCAGCGCCAGCCGTAGGCGCGGCCATCGGCATAGGGTCTTCCCCGATCCACCGCGAAACCGGGCTCCCGCGAAGCGGCGGGGGCGGCGAAGTTGACCCTGGCGCTGAAGGAGACCGTCGTCCAGCCGCTCGCGAGGGGATCGCTTCCCGCGGCGACCTCGATGGCGTCGCTGAATCCATCCCCGTCGGTGTCGGACCTCAGCGCATCCGTGTCCGTCCCTCCGGAGTTGGTTATGGGGTCGTACGGGTCATACGCCGCGCTCCCGTCGTGATGAACCTCGTCGCGGTCGGGGAGGCCGTCATCGTCGCTGTCAACTTCGTACGGATCGGTCCCGTGCGCAGCCTCCTCGTCATCGGTCAGCCCGTCCCGGTCGGTGTCCGCGCCCGCGCTGTGCCCGTACGACAGGGCGACCCTCGACTGGCCGACGGAGGGGATGTCGTAGCGCGCGGAGAGCTTCTCGATGGCCTGATAGTCTCCGGCGATCTCCCAGAGCGAGGCATAGTATCCGCCGGCGTAGAGGGTTCCCGTCACACGATCGCGCACGAAATCGAAGATGGTCATCGGCAGCGTCAGGCTCGGCCCCCCCGCGGGGAGTTCCCCGAGGAATGTGTCTGCATACGGGTCCAGTTTGACGAGGCGCCGGGGGCCCGAACCGGGGGCGATGTAGGTGCAGGCGAGAAGGTCGTGCCCTCCCCCCGCCCGCGGGACGAAAAACTGATGCGGGAGGAAGTGCCCGGACACTTCCGGCGGGCCGCGCGTGTAGGCGACGTCGCTGTAACCCTGCAGGTAGCCGAGATCGCTCCCGTCTTCGACGTCAAACTTCCGGATGTGATTTTCAAAGCCGGTGCCCGCGTAGACGATCCGGTCATCCTCCGGGTCAAAGCATATCCAGCACTCGTCGTAAAAATACGACGGCTCCGGGTACGGCCTGTCGGCGATCACCTTCACCGCCCCGGCGGAGCCCTCCCGCATCTCGAATATGCCCCTCTGCGAATGGTAGAAGCAGCCGACGTAGATGCGGCCGGTGGAGGGGCGCACCGCCATACTGAAGAAATTGGGATACTGCGGGGCGCCGTTCTGGTAGTAGACGAGGGTCCCGTACACCCTCGACGCCCCCTTCGTCCCGTCGGAGTTGATCTCGAACTCGAGAAGCTGCGACGAATCTATGTTCCCCACGTACAGCCTCCCGTTCACCGGGTGGACGGCCATCGCCGCGGGGACCGAGAGCCCGTCGCCGGGCCCGGCGAATTCGATCAGCGTGTAGGCGTCGGGGCCCTCCAGCGGTATCCTGAATACCCTGTTGTTGTGCTCGTGCTCCCCCGCGTCAAAAAAGCAGATGAAAAGCTGCCTGACATCGGCGCACGCGGAACGCGCCACGCCGCCGAAGGCGATGAGACCGATGAGCATGGCGAGTAGTAACTTCACTGATATGAATATACCATAGCCGGGCCGGCCATTCTAATTGAGCATATCCGCGTCACC
This is a stretch of genomic DNA from Chlamydiota bacterium. It encodes these proteins:
- a CDS encoding aminoacyl-tRNA hydrolase — its product is MKLIVGLGNPGAEYEGTRHNIGAEVVELLAARAGCTLARKWRLKAWAGRAVVGGATVTLARPRTYMNVSGAAVASLVRWFDCEADDLIVVSDDIALELGRVRVRPGGGAGGHKGLESIIACLGTEGFARVRVGIGAPPGDQVRHVLGRFSGPERAAADSARQRAADAVEEILRSGVHGAMNRFNAGPAG
- a CDS encoding 30S ribosomal protein S18, which gives rise to MKKVFVRKKKCRFCVDKVDDINYRDVGMLRKMITEKGKILPSRITGTCAPHQRRLARAIKQARQIALLPFVAE
- the ssb gene encoding single-stranded DNA-binding protein, which encodes MASLNRVFLIGNLTKDPTLRYTPGGAAVADLRLAVTSSFASKTGERKEETCYVDVVAWGRQAETASEYLKKGSPIFVEGRLQLDTWETAEGEKRSRHRVRAAIVQFLGRGEGRGGAAGGKGGRAQEMPDEVLDVDRPPVDDVPAAGEGAGDVDVPF
- a CDS encoding 50S ribosomal protein L25; its protein translation is MARMQLNAQVRTQHGTRNVRRMRRSGIIPGVLYGDVKENILIGVDGKELHRILHGKGGDSSIIDLQISGEGLDAPFKKTVIVKEVQRDNIKDAVIHVDFAAISMTEKLVAQVAIVRTGDPVGVTLGGILEQILREVEVECLPTDLPEAITVDVSGLNIGDSVKISDLKVPAGVEILDDADLTLFTVSVPKAEKVEEAAPAEGAAAEGAPAEGEEKKAEGEEKEGAKGEAKEGAKAEEKEGGKGKEREGGKGKGKGKE
- a CDS encoding NTP transferase domain-containing protein — protein: MKSLTCVILAAGEGKRMKSAYGKVSHALAGRPIISYVVEAARALEPERIAVVVGHDAERVKKAAGEGVDFVLQEEQRGTGHAVMQARPLFERAGGDLLLLSGDVPLITAETLTMLRETHRASGAVCTLLTAVLKNPTGYGRVLRRANGKPHKIVEEKDADRFQKAVEEINSGSYLFDIPSLLGVLDRLSPENRQREFYLTDAIELLAAGGGIVEAVRTEDPGEVLGINSRDDLARMEGLLQRRIQKAHMRNGVTIVDPGSTYIEASVSIGRDTIIRPFSVLSGPARVGVGCRIGPFSHIRAGTILEDGAEIGNFVEVKASTIGSGAKALHLSYLGDAAVGKGANIGAGTVTANYDGREKHRTEIGDGAFIGSGTTLVAPVKVGDGAVTGAGSVVLRGRDVPAGGVVAGVPAKPIRRGKRGND
- the rpsF gene encoding 30S ribosomal protein S6, whose amino-acid sequence is MKLYEGMFILKPDLPEEQTAKVAEGISGEITKAGGTIVECSLSPKQRLAYQIKKHNDGCCLIVRFRIEGPAMEGLNKRLRVNPGLLRHMITVYTPPPVKPAPPPAPAPEPAKTA
- the dnaB gene encoding replicative DNA helicase; amino-acid sequence: MAAPETVLDKLPPQNLDAEMGVLGAMLLDREAIGHAIEAITADSFYKGAHAMIFSAVVELFDANEPVDIITLSEHLKKRKELEAVGGASYISALLDAVPSAANVSHHLKIVREKALLRRLIAAASGIVSRCYDGGEEVNELLDEAEREIFDIAQRRDTQGFVKVGELIKHSIETVESLYQKKEYVTGVPTGYTDLDTHTAGFQPSDLIIIAARPSMGKTSLALNIAEHAAIVGKIPTAVFSLEMAREQLVLRMLCSHARVSAHNVRTGFISEKHDFPKLVNAAGKLAAAPIYIDDSPALSVLEMRAKARRLAAREKIGLVIVDYLQLMRSYSKKVENRQQEISEISRSLKALARELAVPVIVLSQLNREAEARPDHRPRLSDLRESGAIEQDADVVLLLFREEYYEPDNEEAKGRAEVIIAKQRNGPVGNVKLTFLEECTHFENYTPRGDEEGTPVDG
- a CDS encoding 50S ribosomal protein L9; translation: METEIVLMHDVPGLGAQGDIKKVSPGYARNYLFPRALAAPATPRHIKALEIEKAKREAEARRALEELRREAETLSKASCTIQVQAGEDGKLFGSVTAAHIAEALEKAGFPLGKRQVELEEPLKELGVFNVAVRLHKEVAATVKVWIVEK
- the bamA gene encoding outer membrane protein assembly factor BamA — translated: MTADRRWTTQTGRGRNRRGPRGLGPLGRLAAAASLAVSLLGAGRAAALQCEGEKVTAVAVMGNRTVSDTLIFNKLETREEGLFSEETVRADVTRLYELGYFANISVDVERAEGGVKVAYVVKEKPELREIGFKGNAALSTERLRREMKSKPGEALNERLLVEDQDALSKLYAAEGFPAAEVRYEIVTHTERPEAIAVFTVREGERQAISRIVFSGNDHVPAKRLVTLMQTKRRAPWPLFKWPLSYLYSTGLLDEDAFSDDLERIRAYYASLGYVDMKYGAVEKKLSPDGRFIDIEIAVEEGGTYQVGEVTISGNKIYDTDELRRALTMGPDSVFSPNALQADINAVRALYFAKGHTDAEIASEKRLNPETGRIDIAYAVKEYDPYYVGRIDIRGNTRTKDHVIRREIGVMPGDVFNALKIQRSRERLENTGYFDSVKVASSPGEEGRTQNLSVDLEEGKTGQLSFGAGFSSIDGFIGFAEIAQSNFDALNLPYFTGGGQKLRVRAELGFERQDFLFSFTEPYFMGRKLAAGFDLYSRNSQYLSDYFNEDRLGGDLRLGKAFGEFYRGDVVYKMENVRMDVDDDASAEMRAEDGDSLISSVSFGLSRDTRDSIVFPHRGDVSSVTAEFAGLGGDAEFVKIEAMASQYFVPIESFPDHVVRVAGTAGLGRAYGDSSDIPMSERFFLGGGDSIRGFEYRDVGPRDSNDEPIGGEAMIAGSLEYTFPLVSKIRGAAFFDMGNVYSTPSDFMDGIVASVGMGVRLNLPVGPIKLDYGIPIITDDWTEGENGAFSFNVGTIF